The DNA region tactttttttttcttttgctttctgaaGTTGCAAACCGTTtcaatcaaaatgaacagaaatgagAGAAATGTGTAAATCAGCTTTATTTCCCAAATTTGCAAAAGCAAGAAATTCGACCATTTCATGTTAACCAGAAAGACagcttggagaaaaaaaactgttttgttttttgtaaatatcaCTCTGCTGTACCTACCTGAAGAAAGAATCTTAAACAGTATGTGTCCAgaatgtgtggggtctgcaaaGATTTTAGCTACCCATTTCCTAGGACCTTACCTCAACCTTTGCGTTGAGGTAAGGTCAACACTTATATTCCTATGTGCTGACCTTAATGCTTGAAATAGAATAGACagaatagaaaaatagaaactgcCTGTATTGCTCCTCAGTAAGGAAATTCAGATGAACCAGAGGCAAAGTGACAGATAAATCAAACTTTCATTCAGattcacaaaaatacatcattttGTGCAATAAATCTATAAAGTAGTTTAGTCTTTTGAATTATattcctgaaataaatttaatttatgaatACATCGAAATTATTATGATACAGATGTAACTTGAACAAAAACTCAGGTGACTAAACAGTCTGACAGCAGTTTGTTtgagtccaaaaaaaaaaaaaaaaatgccactcacaatatggcggCGACGTTGCCCTACGACTCTGACGCCCATGCGTCGTCTGCTCTCCGACGTTTGTGTGATCGAACCTCAATGGCCAAAGATTTTCACGCCTGGAAAGACGCGATTCCTCACATATCTCCCTGAAAGCCTTACGTCGATGGGAAGTTTATCCACGATAAGACGGAAGCcaggtatttgtttttattttaaaccgaCGGCTTTGTGCTCTAGCGCCGATAAGACTGGTAACAGCTGGGATTTCATGCTACGCTCCAGGACTATTGTTTTGAATTGAGCCTCAGCAGCAAGGGGCGATATGGACAACCAGCGTTAGAGAGTGTTATCCCGTCGGTTAGTGTTTACAGCTAGGCCTCGGCACGGTTAACTGCCGTCTTATCAGCTCATAATTACACgaattaacaattatttttcatgtcacacacacacattccagCTATCAACGTGCTAGATTACCATTTCAACGTGCACcatttgcttttaaatgcaaTCTGTTAGGGTGGCATTACCGTAACGTAACGACAATCGCTCGTCACACGTTGTATTGCATATGGATGATGCACGACTTTAGGCGGCTGGACCGGTTTGGCGTTCAGTTGTTGTGTCTCATCAAAGCGTGTACGTCGTCTCCACATGGATTACAGGATCCGCAGGAGGACGGGGGGCTTCGAGGCAGCCACGCCACTGAGATGAGTCCTGTCCAGAGCCAGCTGTGCCTCGGCAGCcagtctctctgctgctgctgcccgtCAACACGTCCGACAAAAATCTCTGCAGGTCTGATCTGACCCGCACGGATGGGTTGAGCGATCTGAACACCTAGTTTCACAGTTTCTCAGAGAAATATCGAATGAGTTTGGAGTCATGTCTGTCTCTGTAAGTACACGTCTTATCTTTCTATGTGcatggatttatttaaaaataaaaaatgccaaTCTCTCTGTGGTGGACAGAGGAGATTATAAATGCCTGACATAAGCTGGACAACATGATGGCCACGTAGCTGTTGTAGATTTTCcactatatttttttatgaaggtCCTTATTGCCTCCATTACTGTTTTGAGGGACAGAGGGAGGGGAGCTCCCTCATGGCTCATTGGAGCCTCTCTGTCCCTGATGGGGGTTTGGTTTAGAAAATGAAAGGGGGTCTGACTCTCTGGCTTTGGGTTGGCAATTAAACCCTAAACAGCCAGGGACAGATGTGCCTCTCATCCCCTCCCCCTCCCTCTCATCTTGCTCATTAACATTAAGCTCCCGTGTCCATTTGATCATTGATCCACCTCTGACTGCTTCCCCTCGTTCTCTTTTGGCCGTCATTACTGACCCAGCTGGGGATTTTGAGATTTggattttctgtgtgtgtgtgggggcgtgggcgtgtgtgtgtgtgtgtgcgtgtgcgtgtgtgtgtgtgtgtgtgtgtgtgtatttctgtgCTTTGTGGTCTACTAATTCTCCTCCCTTTTCATTCAGATGTTCTGAACTCTTCACTATTCAGTGTCATTTCTCCCCATTTACTGGCTCTAAACAATCAACAAAGTCCATCTGACTTGGCAGTACCATGTCGATACGACTCTGGGTTACTTCTCCACTTATAGTCAAATAATTATcactaatttaaaacaaaggcAAAGGGATTTGGGGTTGACCTTTTGAACCGTATTTAGACACTTCTGTTGGCTATTAGTGTGGTTTGAGTATGTTGTGTGAATTCGTACTGAGATTCCAACAGACAAATGTTTTTACCCACAACACTCGGCTCCAAGTCAATTTCTTCCTTCATCAATATGACCAAATGTTCCCAAGACAGATGCAAATTAACGGTTCTTTGTTAGCCATGAAATGTCTAActctgcaaacaaacaaacaaaaaaactatggACATGTAGCAAAGTGAACAGACTCTGGTACTTTAACCGATTGGAAACCAGCCGGGTATCGCTCATTGTTAATCGAGCTGAGAGTCTCACATTTTTGGTCACCAATTTCTTGGTACATTTCTCATACTGATAAATTATCATATAAGTGGTTgaattgcatatttttttatattgacattGAATATATTTCAATCGCCTTAATTAGTCTGGAGATTGTAGTTATTATTCATATAAATTCTGAGAGATTATAACCCcagatcaaaacaaaagaagttttGATCTCGAGTCAAATAACCATGTTTCCTTACAGCGGTTATCGAAGGtacataaacaaatattaacGGTTATGAAAGGTAATAAATGCACTCTGTACTCTCTTAAAAGTCAGGTGACAAAATATGGTGACATAATCAAGTACTGCTGAGTGTAATTGTTTGTGGCGTAAACATGTGAGACTAGACAAACAGGTGTAACCGTAGACTGCAGACTACAGCTCTCTTTCATATTCTATTCCCACTGTCATTCCTCCTCTTTTTCTAGACGATTTTGGCTAAAGCCCTGTATGACAACACAGCAGAAAGCCCTGAGGAGCTGGCTTTCCGAAAGGGCGACATCTTGATGGTTCTGGATCAAGAGAAGACTGGCGGGCCAGGCTGGTGGCAGTGCTCCCTGCATGGCAAACAGGGCATTGTTCCTGCCAACCGCCTCAGAATTTTGGAGACCGTCCCACCACCAGGCTCTGAGCCTGCCCCCGGACTGAAGGAAGACTCTGTATACCTATGCCCTGGCCTTCCTTTGACTCGGACTGCTGTCGCTGGAAGCACGGACGTTGCTGACGGAGTATACCTGTCGCCGCCTGCCACAGGCGAAGGTCGAGGCGGGGGAGTCGCGACTCGAACTGGAGAGCTGCGCAGAGTGGAGGCCGGCCGTCCGCGCTCACACTCAAGTTCTGGCACTCGCCCCAGACCTGATTGGGATATTGGTGTGACAGGACGGCCACGATCTCCGTCTTTAAGGGGGCGTGGTTCAGAAATGTGTGGAACTCTTTACCAGAAGCCACTAAGTCCCATGCCTTCTACAGCTCCGCATGCCAGGCAGCCTGGAGTTCTCCTGGCTTCAGAATCTGTTTACCTTTCTCCAAGTGGCGTCCCAAGGGCTACCGATGAACCAGAAGACACTACATACCTTGTTCCGAGAGACAAGCCAACAGCAGGACATTCAGACGACTGTTACTTGGTGCCCAAAGGGACGCCACTTGCAAGTGATGATGTTTACCAGTCCCCAACAGGTGGTGGTGTGAGCAGTACTCTCTGCACTAATGGCACCTCTGGGATCAGTGTTACGTCACAGCCCAAAGCAAGTCAGGACACTCCTGGAGTTTACCAAACACCTACCCTTGTAGGGTCAAACCTACATCGGCCACCCGCCACAGTTCTGGCTCACCAACACCCATCTTCGCTAACTCCAACCCAAGCGTCTCCCCGACTATTGCTCAAGGGTCTTCCCCCAAACTCTGCAGCTGCAAGGGGCAAACCTGGTGCGGCAAGATCCCCTTTTTCAATCAGAGCGGGGCAAGCCAGGGCTCCGGGGTCGCCAAACTTTGCCCGCAAACCTCCTCCACCAGCCCCTCCGGTGAGAGGAGTCACCAGGAAAGAAGCACAGCAAGCAACACCTCAGTTGGTCGCCTCCATCCCTAAGCTGACGGCTCAGGCAAGTCCTGCAGGCCCGCTGCAACCAGAGGACAAGCAAATCAGAACTCCCCAGGGGAATGGAGAAAAGACGAGCAACGGCCTGGATAGAAGCGGCGGAGTGCCGAACAAAACTGGAGAAAAGCAGGATTACTCGGATGCTGCAGATGACCAGGTATGGTGTACAAGTCTTTAAACCCTTATGGTCCTCTTCTTACTTTTGTACCTTACATCAAAAAGTTGTTATGATGCATGATCTCATACAGATGTAGAGTCATAGCTTGATGGTATCCTTTGCTGCCATGTTAGGTGTATGACACCCCTCCAAGTGGCAGGTGGCAGCAGCCGATCCAATCTACTCACGTAAAGGATGTCGATGGCATTTATGACACCCCACGCAGCGTCCAATCACAAGCTGACCCTGACACAGAGGTAAAGCAAGTATTTCATTTCTAGTATGTGTCTTAAAAGATATGAAATAGCTTTGAgttcaatgtttttaaagaatccGAAAATGCGATAAAATCTTCTGTTAAATCCCGTTAATAATCCTTACCCTTTCCTCCAACTGTAGGATGCCAAAATGGCCATTAATGGGAAGTCAAAGCCAATTTTTCTGTCATCTCAtggttttatgttattttagtGAGATCCCAGAGTAAGTGTTGAGGATAACTGGAAGTTTCTAAAGCTGCATTGAGCACTCAGCCCCTTCCCTACTTGTTGCTACACACTGCAAATGAGTGAACTGAAAGAACGCTGCTACACTATGACAGACAATCTTTGctggtttttcaaaaatatttcattacatGTGATTGTGAGGCATGTAATCAGATAAAATATCATTTAACATTATGCTAAGCAATTGTGAATAACATTATACCATAAAATCCTGGTTTTTACTGAGAATCTGAGACCAGTCTACACCTTAAGGAAACCTTGACCAAGTTTTAAACTGTCCACCAAACTACCCTCAAAAGGCAACGCTTCCTTAATTTTATTTGCCATATATCCAACGATAATCAGAAAGAGACACTTGATACTTTCtgtaattacataaaattctgAAGTGGAAAGTCAGAGCTCCTCGACTGCTCAGAGTTCAGATTAAATATGGCTGCCACTCACGGAAAACATTGTCAATGTTGCAGGAGTAAGTTATATATTTGcatgtctgatttttttctgtttgatttaatAACAGTAATAGTACTTTGCTATCTCTATTTGTGAGCAAGTTCATTCTTCAAGAAGTTCCTTCTTGCTCACAAGAAGGAGCATATTTTTCTCTGCATAGACCAGAGAAAAATATGATTGTCCTGCACATCTAACACCTGTTTGCACCACAAAAATGAGGAAATGTCGGTTGTTTTGTGACTTTCCAATTATACGACATCAAGTAATTGGAGATATACTGATTAGGTTATTTATCAGCAAATACaagttttcttcagttttctttttatgttttggttaattgactaataaaaaaaaaaatctgtaatgtttttttttttttttactagaaaaATTGTTTGATTTCAGTCCCGGTCTCTGACTGATCAGTGCATCCCAACAACTATCATTTTGAATCGCTACCAAACCTGAGATCACAACATAAGTGATCAGGTCCTGTTCAGTCCTAAGAAAACTCTAGAAAGTGTTGTATAAAACTGGGCTACTCTCAATTTTTGGGGTTTCCTATAGAAGAAAAAACTTTGCCgcttttcttttgatttagAACAACAGTTTAACTGGCCTGGAAAAGGTTCGTGAAGGAATTGCTTCGATCGGTTGTCTTTTACAGAGGCTAGGAATACAACTGTGCTGTATACGTAATCCTGACAGTTTTGTGTCATTCGTTGCAGTCATTAGTTTAGAAATTACTGTAAGCTGCGGTATTACTCTGGAATTCGTGCCTATACAAGTGCAGTGGGTCGTGAATGCGGGAGATGACTATCACATACCCTGTCACTATTTCTTCCCACATACCACCATTAGTCTGCCTCCCTGCCCCCCTCCAAGGCGGGGCCACACCTGTCTCTGTCGGCTGGGGAAGCCTGTCTATCCAGTCCAAATGTTGTTACTATTTTCTCCCAGTCACACCCATGTGTCAGGGCCATTCTACGGTTGTCCCACCACCAGCACTACCACCACCCTGACCACAGTGGCCTCCCCTTTAATCTTAGCTTAGAATGTGTGCCAGCTGTTGGActgtttttcccttttgtcCCGATTCCTCCCTGGTCCCAAATGTAATTAGACAGTTTCTTCCTCTCATTGGGTGTACAAAAGTGGTCAATAATTAAATAGGTCAGTAATTCCAAATGttgtatatactgtatttgCTGATCTTTGtgtgatttcctttttttttctcacttcaattttatatatttcagactttttgaTAATCAAAAGTGCagtattttgctaaattaaacGGCATGAACTCCATCTAAAAGTGCAGTTAGGGTGAGTTTTTGtgaagtaaattaaaataacaatattctAAAACTTTTCCACTTCTCATGGTTGTGTTTCTGTATAACTCAACTAAAAACGACAAAATCTGTTGGGAGgggaaaaggtaaaaaaaaacccaaaacaaaataaaaacaatcatttaattgCATAAATGTGCATCCACTTAAGCTAATACTTTGTTGAAGcactttttgattttgttttagctCTCAACCTTCCTGAGTTCACACCTGCCGTCAGGTATAGCGCATCTGGTTAATCTGAAATGAAGTTCAGCACCGTCTTGTATTCTTTTATTAAGCCCTTGGTGTGCAAACAGGTTAGGTAAGCTTAAAGGAGCTCATTGTTCAAAAGTATCTGCGCAGCGCAGATAAATAAAGACTCGCTCACGTCAATTGGAAACtggttaattgttttttaaccaGGAGCACCAGAAACATCTTGTAAGTATTGGCTGTGTGTCGCACTTGACAGCAATCACCTCTGCTCTCCATATGTCTGGACTAAGAGCATTACATCCAGGCTTACTTGGCTAAAACCATCCAAAACAATGTGGATTAATGTGTTATGGTCAGATACCAAAACTTAAACCTTTCGTCTCTTATGTTTTGTCTGtggagcaacacaaacaaacgtGCAACTTTTCTTCAAATGGATACAATTCAGTTTTGGAAGTTGAAAACTGAGATGATAGCACTTTTTAAGCACTTCAACTACACATCTAATTTACACCAGGATTACCTCACCAGACGAAAAGTGTTAATGACCCGACAAGGATCCAGATCTGaatttgacagaaaatctaAGGAGTCCTGTGGAGAGGCTGCCGCAAGAGATAACCACAGAGTCTGATAGATTTATCGGATGCTTGTAGGGCGTAGTGGGAAAATATTGCCAAGTGAGGATGTGGCCTGCAGATAGACTCCTATTAAAGTTTTAGATTAAGGGTGTGTACACTTGTTGCtgctttttaatgtatttttctcactagcagatttatttgtttattggtATTGGTAAGAAGTTTCCAATACATATTGTTTGAGAGAAAACATCATCCTATCACATTCGCGGAGaattttcatttgacttttcctcatttttacaGTTACAAAGTTAAAGGAATACGCATTCGGTGAAAATGTGTCGTTTTCGCCACTTGTAGGTCTATGACGTCCCCACAGTCACTCTGATCAAACCCGTGGCAGACATAAAGCCTGATGAAGACGAGGACGAAGTCTACAGTGTCCCCACTCTTCCAGGTGTCCCTCTGGTGCTGGGTGAGTCCACCAGCAGCCTCCCCACTGAGGACATCATGCACGTTGGACAGGTCTGTTTTGTCCCGGAACCTGACAAACGAGCCAGTGGCGGAGATCAGAAACAAGACTCCACTGAGGTTGACTGTGGGATCTACGACATGCCCTCCCTGACCATTGAAGTGCTTCCCCATTCGTGTTCTTCGTCCTCCTCCGCCTCCACTCGCCGCCACTCTGTTTCCAGCAACGGCTCCGGCGACATTCAATGGAAAGCTTCGCTGTCGAACCTTGTCCACTCACTGCTGGGCACCGCCTCGTCCTTGTCCTCGCGGGACCTGGCTACATCTCTGGCTGAGATCCTGTCCACCTGGAAGGCCAGTCACACAGGTGACCCTCCGCCGCCTCTCCAGCAAGCCTGGGTTCGGCTTTCGGACGTGCTTCCGGCGTTATCTGCCATCGGTAACGCTCCTCCAAACGAGGGGCTCTTATCGCTGGTCCAGCGTTCTCTGGAGGAGTCCGCCCTCCTCCTGCAGGCTCAAGGGCGACCTCGTCTGTCTTCCCAGGAATCTCTGTCTCGCAGGCCCCTGCCAGCGCTCCCGGTGCCTGATGGGAAGTCATGCGGCGGTGGAATGGGTTCTCGTAAAGGGAGCTGGATCCAAGAACGGCCCCTGCCTCCGACCCCTCAGCCTATGTTTCCTTTGCCTCCAACTCCTGCCTGCGTCACCCTAACCATGGGCCCCGTTAATGGAGAAGAGGACCCCAGCAACGAGTACGCTGGGATTGGCTTGACCTCAGTCCCAGCCCCGGTACCTTCAGGAGACAGTGTTGGATATGTCAAGCTGCAGGTCAGTCTAACAGTCACTGTTTATGAGCGAAGAAGTATTCATAGTCACCACTGACGGTTCTCTGTTCCCTATATTAGGGTAAACCAGATCTTCCTCCGGATGTCCTCTCTGAGAATGGACAAACTTTCACCGGAGAGCAAAGGGTGAGTAATTTCCGCAGTGTTATTCACCTCCACATGCAGTCCTGTGGAACAAGGAAGTACACTGTGGTTCTGTTGTGGTTTCactaattgaaaaaatattttggtcttCACTAAGTCATGGCAATTAGAGCAATATTGCAAATTAGTTGTTAACTGCGAACTCTCTCTCGAGGTCTCACCACTGCATATTAGTCATGTTTAGATCTAGACTTTATCTCATTCACTAGAAACCcttaattatgttgtttttttagcccCTCTGTTGTATATTTGCAGCTATGTTTAGTATCAGTACCCTGTTGCATGACCCATTTTGGACAAACTCCCTTTGCTGGCCTCATGTTTGACTGTAATACTTTAGCATGGAGCAGAGTTCATAAGTGGCTCAATGACCAGAAGTACAAGCTCAAATCATAACCCTTCCACTAGTGTGCTCGACGGTGGGTATGGATTGTTGCGCTCTTATGCTTGTTTAGTTTGGATAGCATGGTGCATTATGCCCAGAGATCTTGTCTTTGGtcatttctgtcagaaacacaTTGTTCCAGAAGGAACGTTGGAGTCATTCTGTCATATTCTTAAAAAGGAATAAACTTTCTGCTTTCAgccaatcttttttttaatgtcagactTCAACGTGCCAACTCCAGCCTGCGGATCCAGAGAGCTTAGCACAGTCAGAGCTTGGGGTGAATTTCCTGGGAAGTGCAGTCCGTGGAAGATTGGTCTCAAGCGTTTCCCCACTTGAGAAAAATTTTTCTCACTGCGGAGGAAAGGACTTTAAATGTTGTAGCTCTTTGGAGATTGATGGCCAGCAACAGGTGCTTTGGTGAAGTCACTGTTGACAACTTTCCACCTTCGCGCTGTGTTGTCAAACTGCCAACGCTTCTGTTTTTATAGAGGCACCTGCAGCAACACCTGGATAcaattttccctttttaaaaaaaacaaattaatggaagcagcagaggtgcacttttcttttccttgtgttttcttCTACTCTATTTTTCCCCTGCATTTGGAAAGTGTAGGATTTATTGTGTCTTTGTGCAATTGAGAGTAGATCTTATTCATTTGAAAACCTGAAAGAccaaatctttcttttttattatgtcttGATATGTAAAACTCTTAAAGCTGGAGTGcactttctgtcttttttcccATGACGGTACCACGCTCCTGTTGTGTCACTCTGCCTGCTGTCACAGATGATTTATGCACAAACAGCAGCTCCACTCGGATAAGTCACTTATTCACTCTGAGTTGACAGTGCGCTCTGTTTACTAGTAAGCACTGTGACTCATTAATCCAGCTAGCTGTAGCTGTTTGCTTCCCAAGACTCGCTTGGCTTTGCATTGGCCTTCGCAGCCCTGCCGATTGGTGTCGAAAGTACATACACAGACATCAGAAACCGTAATTAGTTACTCTGAGCGTCCAGCGTCAGACTCTGAGGTCTTGTTTTGCTGCACCAAACTGAAGTCACGTCTTCTGTGCAGCACTCTGCATTTTTCCTGCTCCTCGCAGGGTTCCCTTGTCATCGCGGCCCAGACGAAAAACAAGAGTTCGCTTGTGAGTCTCAACAATCTGGCCTCACATAGTGAGGAGGCCGCAGGACAATAAGTGACAGAAAGCACAGTCCTTCCTTCAGCAGCCTCTCTTGTTTTTGATATACTGCGCGGAGTTGTGCGTTTCACTCTGACTTTTCAAACCGTGGAGTTGCGTCTGCGATTCCCTTAGGTTTCGATGGATGAATTTATTAGTACATGGCAGTCACAGGGAGTCCTGTTGCAATGGATTTCAATGTAGGCAAATTATacctcaggtttttttttctgcacttttaGGCAGGTCCCAATAACTGTGTACGGCTTCAATAATAGTACTTGCTGTGctataattttgaaaaaataattgagaCTGTGTCATATAACCTTGTTTAGGCATGAATCATTTTCTAGGCTGCTGTTCCCACACTGGAATCTGAATCTGTGCTGCCTTTTCGTTATTGTTGTGTCCTCTGATGTGGTTGTTTTAGATGTTataataatttctcttttttcacaCCTGGGTTGACTACATGAGCAAGAAAAGGTATGGTGTATTTTGAAGACTAACAATAAGAAGACAATTGTAAAAGCCTTTTTTGTGGCTCAGTCTGGACTTTCATTTGGGTTGTTACTATTTCTTCAGTGCTTTTCCCCCAAATTATATGTTCCAACAATTTATTGAAATCTGGAATGCCCTTGCAAGACATTGTTACGCCCTTAATTTATCCACATTTTGCCAAGTAAAaaccataaactttaatttatttgattaaaatttgatGTAACAGAACAAAACAGGGTAGTGCATaagtgtgaagtggaaggaataaAATACCTGACTGTAAAACTTTCACTCTTGTAAGTGtggcattttgttttaattgcaaGTTTTATGGAGTGTCTCTATTGTTTGTTTGCAGTCTAGAGACGGAAATCTTTGCCTGTACtaatttgtaaaatagctcaacCTCAGAGAGTGCCAGAGACATTGATTTTCAAGTCCTGCCCCTTTTTCTCAATTGTGTTTATGTCTGGTATTTTGCCCATTCCAGCACATAAATGTGCCTTGATTATAAACCTTTTCCTCtggggttgttgtcctgctcgAATGCTCTGGTTAATAATGATGCCCcaatatctttaaaaagcctgatccgccattttcctttttgtctaaAAAATTGCTAAATATAAATCAGCAAAGTATCgaccaatctcccaaaattaacaaaattggGCCCAAATTATTGGTACACGCCTACTGATCAGTACTCTCCTTACCCGGCCTGTTGGTTTCAATGGGAGTTTAGGTTCTGGTAGGTTAGCAGTTGTGTCATACTCTCCATTTTCAGAGGCTGGACCGAACTGAGCTCTGTTAGATGCTCGGGATGTTGTTTTAGAACCTAAACCTGCTTTAAACTGATTCACAACCTGCTCCTTGACCCGTCCGGTGTTCTTCATAAAACTTAGACTACATTCACACATACTTGGACTCTATTCACTATAAGGTCACTAGTGAAGGCGATCGGTTGCATGTGTATGAGTAAAAGGGGCTGAACGCTGCCaccacttttcagattatttgtgaAACTTTGAAAACCTTATGTACGATGTTTGTTCTACTTCctaaatatatgaaaacaaGCCTTAAAATGCATTCAAGTTTGCAGAAGTGATGAGAAAAACTTGAAAGAGTATAAATACTCTCTCAAGGCATAGTGAGTTGAAGTCTTCTCCTCCATGTCTCTCGTTTCCACCCTTCACCGTTGCGTTTCCCCGTACAGATGACTCCCTCGCCTCCTCTGCCGGTGGCCCTCTCCCTGGAGGACTCGGAGCTGCTCTCCTTCTACTCCTCTCAGAGCTTCGCCCACCTCTCCTGCCTCGCCGACGCCATCGACGTGCTCGACAGCAGCGTGCACGGCAACCAGCCGCCGCGCATCTTCGTCGCCAGGGGGAAGAGTCTCATTGTGACCGCGCACAAGCTGGTGTTCATCGGGGACACTCTGTCCCGCCTCCTGACCTCCGCCGACCTCCGGGCCAAGGTACGCTCCTGCTCTCCGAGTCTTCCTGTTGTAAAC from Xiphophorus maculatus strain JP 163 A chromosome 14, X_maculatus-5.0-male, whole genome shotgun sequence includes:
- the LOC102237373 gene encoding embryonal Fyn-associated substrate-like, which gives rise to MSVSTILAKALYDNTAESPEELAFRKGDILMVLDQEKTGGPGWWQCSLHGKQGIVPANRLRILETVPPPGSEPAPGLKEDSVYLCPGLPLTRTAVAGSTDVADGVYLSPPATGEGRGGGVATRTGELRRVEAGRPRSHSSSGTRPRPDWDIGVTGRPRSPSLRGRGSEMCGTLYQKPLSPMPSTAPHARQPGVLLASESVYLSPSGVPRATDEPEDTTYLVPRDKPTAGHSDDCYLVPKGTPLASDDVYQSPTGGGVSSTLCTNGTSGISVTSQPKASQDTPGVYQTPTLVGSNLHRPPATVLAHQHPSSLTPTQASPRLLLKGLPPNSAAARGKPGAARSPFSIRAGQARAPGSPNFARKPPPPAPPVRGVTRKEAQQATPQLVASIPKLTAQASPAGPLQPEDKQIRTPQGNGEKTSNGLDRSGGVPNKTGEKQDYSDAADDQVYDTPPSGRWQQPIQSTHVKDVDGIYDTPRSVQSQADPDTEVYDVPTVTLIKPVADIKPDEDEDEVYSVPTLPGVPLVLGESTSSLPTEDIMHVGQVCFVPEPDKRASGGDQKQDSTEVDCGIYDMPSLTIEVLPHSCSSSSSASTRRHSVSSNGSGDIQWKASLSNLVHSLLGTASSLSSRDLATSLAEILSTWKASHTGDPPPPLQQAWVRLSDVLPALSAIGNAPPNEGLLSLVQRSLEESALLLQAQGRPRLSSQESLSRRPLPALPVPDGKSCGGGMGSRKGSWIQERPLPPTPQPMFPLPPTPACVTLTMGPVNGEEDPSNEYAGIGLTSVPAPVPSGDSVGYVKLQGKPDLPPDVLSENGQTFTGEQRMTPSPPLPVALSLEDSELLSFYSSQSFAHLSCLADAIDVLDSSVHGNQPPRIFVARGKSLIVTAHKLVFIGDTLSRLLTSADLRAKITTSGGRLCQVLKAVVVATKGAAQNYPSATATQEMMDRVTELYQQAAGFSTLLQRLAEISS